The following are encoded in a window of Sminthopsis crassicaudata isolate SCR6 chromosome 5, ASM4859323v1, whole genome shotgun sequence genomic DNA:
- the CIMAP1B gene encoding ciliary microtubule associated protein 1B: MDKSVWVGTWRPHRPRGPIAALHSGPGPKYMLPPSTGYKMHDPSRSRAPAFSFGMKIPEPSTTCGPGPGHLIPQRMTVRGPNGGPAFSLYGRPRDSSLFRTPGPGRYFPERATNVAYPQPPGHSMARRTKDLQSAGTPGPAAYSVPSLLGCRLIHKASAPTYSISGRTSVGSFCQDLSKTPGPCAYHEVNPGVYKTKAPQFTMQPRTSMPQDICKKPGPAAYYPQQFRQTPGPSFGIRHSEYQAPLIMDPQE; the protein is encoded by the exons ATGGACAAAAGTGTGTGGGTGGGCACCTGGCGGCCCCACCGGCCCCGGGGCCCCATTGCAGCACTTCACTCTGGTCCCGGACCCAAGTACATGCTGCCGCCTAGCACCG GTTACAAGATGCACGACCCATCCCGTTCCCGGGCCCCCGCGTTCTCGTTCGGCATGAAAATCCCCGAACCAAGCACGACGTGTGGCCCCGGCCCCGGGCACCTAATCCCGCAGCGCATGACGGTTCGGGGCCCCAACGGCGGGCCGGCCTTCTCCCTCTACGGGCGGCCCCGCGATTCCAGCTTGTTTCGCACTCCGGGCCCTG GTCGCTACTTCCCAGAGCGGGCCACCAATGTGGCATACCCCCAACCCCCCGGGCACTCTATGGCCCGCCGTACCAAAGACCTTCAGTCGGCCGGGACCCCCG GTCCGGCGGCCTACTCGGTTCCCTCCCTCTTGGGCTGCCGTCTGATCCACAAGGCTTCGGCCCCCACTTACTCCATCAGTGGCCGAACTTCCGTGGGCAGCTTCTGCCAAGACCTGAGCAAG ACCCCGGGCCCCTGCGCTTATCACGAGGTGAATCCCGGTGTGTACAAGACCAAGGCTCCCCAGTTCACCATGCAGCCCCGCACCTCCATGCCGCAGGATATCTGCAAGAAGCCGGGTCCCGCCGCTTACTATCCTCAACAG TTTCGCCAAACCCCGGGTCCCAGCTTCGGGATCCGCCACTCGGAATATCAGGCCCCGCTTATCATGGATCCGCAGGAGTAA